In one Fusarium falciforme chromosome 5, complete sequence genomic region, the following are encoded:
- a CDS encoding DUF2183 domain-containing protein: protein MPETEFSPSSFAGDMQLRTRKARNFDKVEHDLPDPRNPALQRVQTAALAAPINISGWLSRLANLNPFGKAVDSGDIVWLFDNTAYRNPDTNEWEAEFVAAVFENEPKCRVADIVSSIAKTLGIAEDAAERDVIEERIIPFLWDIQAARVFWLEHRKKELRLGPTSVNGITTSVMPLERYHKGSVVDATALVPREVRGILDMQTYYAGPEGWGVISDIDDTIKVTMTSDPLGILKSTFVDEPTPVPGMPELYSDLQSLLPRDTPWFYLSASPYNLYPLLRDFRDRYFPQGTLVLRDSSWRTVAGLLSALTMGTEEYKADRMKKVHSWLPKRKMIVIGDSTQSDPEAYGEVYRAFPHWIKMILIRKATDVASFGIEEKNQPERFEKAFKGVSREAWHVFEDPSECRRIVRDVVRKRSW from the exons ATGCCAGAAACAGAATTCAGCCCGTCCTCGTTTGCAGGCGACATGCAGCTACGAACAAGAAAGGCGCGCAACTTTGACAAGGTCGAGCACGACCTGCCCGACCCTAGAAACCCAGCTTTGCAGCGAGTTCAGACCGCGGCGCTCGCTGCCCCTATTAACATCTCGGGATGGCTTTCCCGTCTCGCGAACCTGAACCCTTTTGGCAAGGCTGTCGATAGCGGCGATATTGTCTGGCTCTTTGATAACACGGCGTACCGGAATCCAGACACGAATGAGTGGGAGGCCGAGTTTGTTGCCGCTGTGTTCGAGAACGAGCCCAAGTGTCGTGTTGCAGACATTGTATCGAGCATCGCCAAGACGTTGGGTATTGCAGAAGATGCAGCGGAGCGCGATGTCATCGAGGAGAGGATAATTCCGTTCCTCTGGGATATCCAGGCAGCGAGAGTGTTTTGGCTGGAGCACCGTAAGAAGGAGTTGAGGTTGGGGCCGACGAGTGTCAACGGCATCACGACGAGTGTCATGCCCCTCGAGCGCTATCATAAGGGATCTGTGGTCGATGCGACGGCTCTGGTTCCTAGGGAGGTCAGGGGCATACTAGATATGCAGACTTATTATGCTGGGCCTGAAGGATGGGGCGTCATTTCAG ATATTGACGACACTATCAAAGTCACCATGACATCCGATCCTCTGGGAATTCTCAAGTCCACCTTTGTCGACGAACCCACTCCAGTTCCCGGAATGCCTGAGCTCTACTCGGATCTTCAGTCCCTCCTACCCCGCGACACTCCTTGGTTTTATCTTTCCGCTTCGCCCTACAACTTGTATCCGCTGTTGCGTGACTTTCGTGATCGTTACTTTCCACAAGGCACACTTGTGCTAAGAGACTCGAGTTGGCGGACCGTTGCGGGCTTGTTGTCGGCGTTGACGATGGGGACGGAGGAGTACAAGGCCGATCGCATGAAGAAGGTTCACTCGTGGTTaccgaagaggaagatgattGTGATTGGAGACTCTACGCAGTCTGATCCAGAGGCTTACGGCGAAGT ATACCGAGCCTTCCCCCACTGGATCAAGATGATCCTCATCCGCAAGGCCACCGATGTCGCCTCATTTGGCATCGAAGAGAAGAACCAACCTGAGCGCTTTGAGAAGGCGTTTAAGGGTGTGTCACGCGAGGCTTGGCATGTCTTTGAGGATCCGAGCGAGTGTCGGCGGATTGTGCGTGATGTCGTTCGCAAGAGGTCGTGGTAG
- a CDS encoding Adenylosuccinate synthetase has translation MTITVVLGAQWGDEGKGKLVDGQCQEAQLCARAAGGNNAGHEVRINGVSYSFHLLPSGLINPKCMNFIGSGVVFHVPSFFSELQELEDKGLVAVHDRILVSDRVNVLLDMHIAVDGLEERELGDSAIGTTKRGIGPCYQTSRARTGIKLTDVFHPELFEQKVRRLADGYQKRFGELFEYDIKAELARFDEYRETLKKYVVDGVSFMRSAQQSNTKIVIEGANALMLDVDYGSYPFVTSSSTTLAGIIGGLTLNPKNITEVVGVVKAYTTRVGSGAFKTEDTEEIGTKLQEIGREWGTSTGRRRRCGWLGRHNLKSLGNLVVVKYSNSINYYDSLNLTKLDILDTFETIKIAIAYKIDGEELDSYPADLDILERAEVVYHEMPGWQKPTTNAKTYYDLPKAARDYVEYIEKFVGVKIKYIGTGPDRDAMIQRA, from the exons ATGACTATCACTGTCGTTCTTGGGGCCCAATGGG GCGACGAAGGC AAAGGCAAATTGGTTGATGGACAGTGCCAGGAGGCGCAACTTTGTGCCCGAGCCGCG GGTGGTAACAATGCCGGACACGAAGTGCG TATCAACGGTGTTTCGTATAG CTTTCACCTCTTGCCCTCTGGGCTTATCAACCCAAAATG CATGAACTTCATCGGTTCGGGCGTAGTCTTTCATGT CCCAAGTTTCTTCAGCGAGCtccaggagctcgaggacaaGGGCCTGGTTGCGGTACATGATCGGATTCTTGTTTCTGACAGGGTCAATGTCCTCCTGGACATGCATATTGCAGTGGATGGTCTCGAGGAGAGGGAACTTGGAG ACTCAGCTATCGGAACAACAAAACGCG GCATTGGCCCCTGCTATCAGACAAGCAGAGCG CGAACTGGCATCAAATTGACTGATGTCTTCCACCCTGAACTTTTCGAACAGAAGGTGAGACGCTTGGCCGATGGCTATCAAAAGCGCTTCGGAGAACTGTTCGAATACGACATCAAGGCCGAACTTGCTCGTTTCGATGAGTACAGGGAGACGCTGAAGAAGTACGTCGTGGACGGCGTGTCCTTCATGAGATCCGCACAGCAGAGCAACACCAAGATTGTGATTGAAGGCGCAAAC GCACTGATGCTCGATGTTGATTATGGCTCCTACCCA TTCGTCACTTCCTCAAGTACTACGCTTGCTGGTATCATTGGTGGACTCACACTGAACCCAAAGAACATCACAGAGGTGGTTGGAGTGGTCAAGGCTT ACACAACCCGTGTCGGGTCGGGAGCCTTCAAGACCGAAGATACCGAAGA GATTGGCACCAAGCTCCAGGAGATTGGACGCGAATGG GGAACGTCGACTGGCCGCAGACGCCGATGTGGATG GCTCGGTAGGCACAACCTCAAATCCCTGGGTA ACCTCGTTGTTGTCAAGTACAGTAACTCGATCAACTACTACGACAGCCTGAATCTCACCAAG CTCGACATTTTGGATACTTTCGAAACGATCAAGATCGCCATCGCTTATAAGATCGACGGAGAG GAACTGGACTCTTACCCTGCGGATCTTGACATCCTGGAACGAGCCGAGGTGGTCTACCACGAGATGCCAGGCTGGCAAAAGCCGACCACCAACGCGAAGACCTACTACGATCTCCCCAAGGCGGCCCGCGATTACGTCGAG TACATCGAGAAGTTTGTCGGAGTCAAG ATCAAGTACATCGGCACTGGTCCTGACCGTGACGCCATGATCCAGCGCGCCTGA
- a CDS encoding DUF1992 domain-containing protein: protein MRSSLPSATALALLSAFVSADKPLIGDLEAYNHGYLGEFPSQTFQSSDIVAPLFQVNTFDPNLIDNSGYIFLTLEYRGKGGPAIFSSKDLSLVYADLKYQRAFDARAQERQGFQYLTFIEGGFCHIFDNTYQKKWTVTVDGLGGTEADIHEFQFTTTGTAIMSVYQDVRFNLTVLGGAMDGWLSDSVFQEVELETNRVTNVWRASNHFNLNDTLLEYNPETTFRGGEGFDWFHLDSVFKTKDGHYLVSSRALSAIALLRAEDLNPRWILGGKRNQFKDLSDGNATNFAHQYNARFVQGNESRLSFFDNQVRETGTCSQGNCSRGVVVELDYEEMTVKLLHEFYHPQGISSGSGGSVQGLDNGNFLVGWGANPGITEHLPNGTMAMDIQRGVMPHDHEDQVDMDMLVYRAWKMEWDGRPPWGPSIASVSPGNVTTDATIYLSWNGDTKVARWEVYAGEDEKNVTTSRKVIGNSTRTGFETEILLEGFAHPKFARAAALDKDGEVLGLTATVDIASGEIHGNSTSI, encoded by the exons ATGCGCTCCTCACTTCCCTCGGCCACCgcccttgctcttctttccGCCTTTGTGTCTGCCGACAAGCCTCTCATTGGCGATCTCGAAGCCTACAATCACGGCTATCTTGGCGAATTCCCCTCTCAGACCTTCCAGTCCTCGGATATCGTTGCCCCGTTGTTCCAGGTCAACACGTTTGACCCGAATCTCATCGATAACTCAGGATATATCTTCTTGACCCTGGAGTATAGAGGCAAAGGAGGGCCCGCCATCTTCTCGAGCAAGGATCTCAGCCTGGTGTATGCCGATCTCAAGTACCAGCGAGCTTTCGATGCCCGCGCGCAGGAGAGACAGGGTTTCCAGTACCTCACCTTCATCGAGGGGGGGTTCTGCCACATCTTTGACAATACGTACCAGAAGAAATGGACAGTCACAGTGGACGGTCTGGGTGGAACTGAAGCTGACATCCACGAGTTTCAATTCACCACCACGGGCACTGCCATCATGTCGGTGTACCAAGACGTCAGATTCAATCTGACGGTTCTTGGGGGAGCGATGGATGGGTGGCTCAGCGATTCCGTCTTTCAGGAGGTTGAACTTGAAACAAACCGCGTCACCAATGTGTGGAGAGCGTCGAATCACTTTAACCTGAACGACACCTTGCTCGAATACAACCCCGAGACGACTTTCAGGGGAGGCGAAGGCTTTGACTGGTTCCATTTGGACAGCGTGTTCAAG ACTAAAGACGGCCACTATCTGGTGTCATCAAGGGCACTATCAGCGATCGCCCTCCTTCGAGCAGAGGATCTCAACCCGCGGTGGATTCTTGGGGGCAAACGAAATCAATTCAAAGACCTCAGCGACGGAAACGCAACAAACTTTGCCCACCAGTACAATGCGAGGTTTGTCCAGGGAAATGAGAGTCGGCTCAGCTTCTTCGACAACCAGGTTCGGGAGACGGGCACTTGCAGTCAAGGTAACTGCTCTCGTGGGGTTGTTGTGGAACTCGACTACGAAGAGATGACAGTAAAGCTCCTGCACGAATTTTACCATCCTCAAGGCatctcttctggctcaggGGGGAGCGTTCAAGGCCTGGACAACGGCAATTTCCTGGTTGGTTGGGGGGCAAACCCTGGTATCACGGAGCATCTTCCAAATGGAACAATGGCCATGGACATCCAACGAGGCGTGATGCCTCACGATCATGAAGATCAGGTGGACATGGATATGTTGGTTTACCGCGCGTGGAAGATGGAATGGGATGGCCGACCACCATGGGGCCCATCAATTGCATCCGTGTCCCCGGGAAATGTGACAACAGACGCTACCATCTATCTTTCGTGGAATGGTGATACCAAGGTGGCCAGATGGGAGGTA TACGCtggcgaggacgagaagaacGTGACAACTTCTCGCAAAGTCATCGGTAACTCGACCCGCACAGGTTTCGAAACGGAGATCCTGCTCGAAGGGTTTGCTCACCCCAAGTTTGCAAGAGCCGCTGCCCTGGACAAAGATGGCGAGGTACTAGGTCTTACAGCTACAGTCGACATTGCGAGTGGCGAGATCCATGGGAACAGCACCAGTATCTAG
- a CDS encoding DUF1992 domain-containing protein — protein sequence MARRLEEATEEALFTGGRAGRRAVEDAGFSEELKERLLSKIADAKFKSEHAGAFTEAGLSSSAGEGTRHIASAQAWTGEENTADTVLRMLDDVKKPLAPGLRGKYQPPPVDMRLQREPTRSPGQKVATARDRVSTYVGMGAKDKSKNGMSEEEKEAWRKELRERFEPGARALPNTISGLAALANERIENAIARGQFKNIPRGKGVERDARADNPFIDTTEYIMNKMIQRQDMVPPWIEKQQELVKAAGAFRARLRNDWRRHVARMISSRGGSLQEQMRRAEEYAAAEEVHNPIARKKAEEEGIKETPQVVGRPFRDAAWEQAEHAYHKLTVEHLNTLARSYNLMAPDLAKKPYYALERELNSCFADVAPTVAREIRDRAAGGTARSLGGTGQRAKQTGLLESLAGRGDNVRVHVEAEEKAYGLKQWWRDVWKKD from the coding sequence ATGGCTCGACGATTAGAGGAAGCCACCGAGGAAGCCCTGTTCACCGGCGGAAGAGCGGGACGTCGAGCAGTCGAGGACGCAGGCTTCTCGGAGGAGTTGAAGGAGAGACTCTTGAGCAAGATTGCCGATGCCAAGTTCAAGTCGGAGCATGCGGGCGCCTTTACGGAGGCTGGTCTGTCGTCATCAGCGGGCGAGGGCACGAGACACATTGCTTCGGCGCAGGCTTGGACGGGGGAGGAGAACACGGCCGATACGGTGCTCAGGATGCTGGATGACGTAAAAAAGCCGCTTGCTCCTGGTCTTAGGGGCAAGTATCAGCCGCCGCCGGTGGATATGCGGCTTCAAAGGGAGCCTACTCGGTCACCGGGACAAAAGGTTGCCACGGCAAGGGATAGGGTGTCTACATATGTCGGCATGGGAGCGAAGGATAAGTCCAAGAACGGTATGagcgaagaggagaaggaggcttgGCGAAAAGAGCTGCGGGAGAGGTTTGAGCCTGGGGCGAGGGCACTGCCAAACACCATCAGCGGGCTAGCGGCGCTTGCCAACGAGCGCATCGAGAACGCCATCGCTCGGGGTCAATTCAAGAACATTCCTCGAGGCAAAGGCGTTGAAAGGGATGCGAGGGCCGATAATCCGTTCATCGACACGACAGAGTACATCATGAACAAGATGATTCAGCGACAGGACATGGTACCCCCATGgatcgagaagcagcaggagctcgtcaaggctgctggcGCGTTTCGGGCGAGGTTGAGGAATGACTGGCGGAGACATGTGGCGAGGATGATTTCTTCGAGGGGCGGTTCGTTGCAGGAGCAGATGCGGAGGGCGGAGGAGTAcgctgccgccgaggaggttcACAACCCGATTGCGCGGAAGAAggctgaagaagagggcatCAAGGAAACCCCGCAAGTTGTGGGAAGACCGTTCCGTGATGCAGCATGGGAACAGGCCGAGCACGCATATCACAAGCTCACGGTTGAGCATCTCAACACTTTGGCGCGGAGCTACAACCTCATGGCGCCGGACTTGGCAAAGAAGCCTTATTATGCTCTCGAGCGGGAGCTCAACTCTTGCTTTGCTGATGTGGCGCCTACGGTGGCTCGCGAGATTCGAGACCGCGCGGCGGGTGGAACAGCAAGATCGCTTGGGGGTACTGGTCAGAGGGCCAAGCAGACAGGGCTACTTGAATCGCTGGCCGGGAGGGGGGACAATGTCAGGGTACACGTCGAGGCGGAGGAAAAGGCGTATGGACTGAAGCAGTGGTGGAGGGATGTGTGGAAGAAGGACTGA
- a CDS encoding MFS domain-containing protein: protein MADNQDKVSPAPADAPPSKTPADTSADIDSAVDESVALESSDPSKTHRNIIEHARAAAHKERKMTLRQGIKLYPKAIFWSILISTCIAMEGYDISLVNNFYAFPQFNKKYGVLGDDGTYQVPAAWQAGLSNGANCGEIIGLFINGWVSERLGYRYTVCACLICVAGFTAIFFTAQNVQTLLVAEILCGIPWGIFQTLTITYASEVCPVALRGYLTTYVNFCWGLGQEIGIGVIRSMLSRNDEWAYRIPYALQWMWPLPLCAGIFFAPESPWWLVRKGRNQEAKQALLRLTSLDRETDFDADETIAMMVHTTALEEKMTAGASYWDCFRGVDLRRTEIVCMIWAIQNLSGNSFSNYSTYFLEQAGLSADKAYSFALGQYAINMVGVLGAWSLMTLGVGRRTLYLYGLCGLCSMLFVMGFLGLVPDAHRDQASLATGSMMIVWALFYQLSVGTVCYSLVGELSSRRLQIKTVVLGRNAYNIIGIINSVLTPYMLNPTAWDWGNYAGFFWGGICFLCIIYTYFRLPEPNGRTFAELDVLFERGISARKFATTEVDVFHETVEENVMNRYEELADSPSDRADEKA, encoded by the exons ATGGCCGACAACCAAGACAAGGTGTCGCCAGCCCCGGCCGACGCCCCGCCGTCAAAGACGCCTGCCGATACTTCGGCCGATATTGACTCGGCCGTTGACGAGTCGGTCGCGCTTGAGAGCTCCGATCCCAGCAAGACGCACCGTAACATCATCGAGCATGCCCGTGCCGCCGCTCACAAGGAGCGCAAGATGACCCTTCGTCAGGGCATCAAGCTCTACCCCAAGGCCATCTTCTGGAGTATCCTCATCTCCACCTGTATCGCAATGGAGGGTTATGACATTAGTCTTGTCAACAATTTTT ACGCTTTCCCCCAGTTCAACAAAAAGTATGGTGTTCTTGGCGACGACGGCACCTACCAGGTTCCTGCCGCTTGGCAAGCCGGTCTGAGCAAT GGAGCCAATTGCGGTGAAATCATCGGCCTGTTCATTAACGGCTGGGTTTCAGAGCGCCTTGGGTACAGATACACCGTATGCGCCTGCCTCATCTGTGTCGCCGGCTTCACGGCTATCTTCTTTACCGCCCAGAATGTCCAGACCCTGCTCGTGGCTGAGATTCTGTGCGGTATCCCGTGGGGTATCTTTCAGACTCTCACCATCACCTATGCATCCGAGGTCTGCCCTGTGGCTCTCCGTGGCTACTTGACCACCTATGTCAACTTCTGCTGGGGTCTTGGCCAGGAGATTGGTATTGGCGTTATTCGCTCTATGCTCAGCCGTAACGATGAGTGGGCTTATCGTATCCCCTATGCCCTGCAGTGGATGTGGCCGTTGCCCCTCTGCGCGGGTATCTTCTTTGCTCCTGAATCGCCCTGGTGGCTCGTCCGAAAGGGTCGTAACCAGGAGGCCAAGCAGGCCTTGCTGCGTCTAACCAGCCTCGACCGCGAAACCGACTTTGACGCCGACGAGACCATTGCCATGATGGTGCACACCACTgccctcgaggagaagatgacTGCCGGTGCCTCATACTGGGACTGTTTCAGAGGAGTCGATCTTCGTCGAACCGAGATCGTGTGCATGATCTGGGCGATACAGAACTTGAGCGGCAACTCCTTTTCCAACTATTCCACTTACTTCCTCGAGCAGGCCGGTCTCTCAGCTGACAAGGCGTATTCGTTTGCCCTCGGCCAGTATGCCATCAACATGGTTGGCGTGCTGGGTGCTTGGTCTTTGATGACGCTCGGTGTTGGCCGACGAACCCTATATCTTTACGGGCTCTGTGGTCTCTGCTCCATGCTTTTTGTCATGGGATTTCTCGGCCTAGTACCTGATGCTCACCGGGACCAGGCATCTTTGGCCACTGGCAGCATGATGATCGTATGGGCACTCTTTTACCAGCTCAGTGTGGGCACCGTGTGCTACTCCCTCGTCGGCGAGCTATCGTCCCGTCGTCTCCAGATCAAGACTGTCGTGTTGGGCCGTAACGCTTA CAACATCATTGGCATCATCAACAGCGTCTTGACGCCGTATATGCTCAACCCTACCGCCTGGGACTGGGGCAACTATGCCGGATTCTTCTGG GGTGGCATCTGTTTCTTGTGCATCATTTATACCTACTTCCGCCTGCCAGAGCCGAATGGCCGAACCTTTGCGGAACTCGATGTGCTTTTTGAGCGAGGCATCAGTGCCAGGAAGTTTGCCACAACCGAAGTCGACGTGTTCCACGAGACGGTAGAAGAAAACGTCATGAACCGCTACGAAGAGCTTGCCGATTCACCATCGGACAGGGCTGATGAGAAGGCCTAA
- a CDS encoding Aspartate aminotransferase, whose translation MLSTLRVASRKAVRPAQFNLAAIRAASNWANVPQGPPDAILGITEAFKADKFDKKINLGVGAYRDDAGKPYVLPSVREAEKKVVEAKLNKEYAGITGVPEFAPAAAKLAYGANNPALERITITQTISGTGALRVGAAFLAKFFPGEKKIYIPTPSWANHKAVFNHAGLEVEQYRYYDKSTIGLDFEGLIADVKAAPNGSVFLFHACAHNPTGVDPSQEQWKQISDVVKEKGHFAFFDMAYQGFASGDTDKDAFAVRYFVEQGHNIALCQSFAKNMGLYGERIGAFSIVCADADEKKRVDSQLKILIRPLYSNPPIHGARIASEILNSPTLYKQWLGEVKEMADRIITMRALLKDNLEKLGSKHDWSHITNQIGMFAYTGLTDKEMTRLAEEFSVYATKDGRISVAGITSENVGRLAEAIYKVKG comes from the exons ATGCTGTCCACTCTCCGAGTTGCCAGCCGCAAGGCTGTCCGTCCCGCTCAGTTCAACCTCGCTGCCATCCGTGCCGCCTCTAACTGGGCCAACGTCCCTCAGGGTCCTCCC GAT GCCATTCTGG GTATCACCGAAGCCTTCAAGGCCGACAAGTTcgacaagaagatcaaccTGG GTGTCGGTGCCTACCGTGACGATGCTGGCAAGCCCTACGTCCTGCCCTCCGTCCgtgaggctgagaagaaggtggTTGAGGCCAAGCTGAACAAGGAGTACGCCGGCATCACTGGTGTCCCCGAGTTCGctcccgccgccgccaagctGGCTTACGGCGCCAACAACCCCGCCCTTGAgcgcatcaccatcacccagACCATCTCCGGTACTGGTGCCCTCCGAGTTGGTGCTGCTTTCCTGGCCAAGTTCTTCCCcggcgagaagaagatctACATCCCCACCCCCTCGTGGGCTAACCACAAGGCTGTCTTCAACCACGCCGgtctcgaggttgagcagTACCGCTACTACGACAAGAGCACCATCGGCCTCGACTTTGAGGGTCTGATTGCTGATGTCAAGGCTGCCCCCAACGGCAgcgtcttcctcttccacgCTTGCGCCCACAACCCCACTGGTGTTGACCCCAGCCAGGAGCAGTGGAAGCAGATCTCTGATgtcgtcaaggagaagggccaCTTCGCCTTCTTCGACATGGCCTACCAGGGCTTTGCCAGCGGTGACACCGACAAGGATGCCTTCGCTGTCCGTTACTTTGTCGAGCAGGGCCACAACATTGCCCTCTGCCAGTCTTTCGCCAAGAACATG GGTCTCTACGGTGAGCGTATTGGTGCCTTCTCCATCGTCTGCGCCGAtgccgacgagaagaagcgtGTCGACTCTCAGCTCAAGATCCTCATCCGACCTCTGTACTCCAACCCCCCCATCCACGGTGCTCGCATCGCCTCCGAGATCCTCAACAGCCCCACTCTCTACAAGCAGTGGCTCggtgaggtcaaggagatggctgaccgcatcatcaccatgcgTGCTCTCCTCAAGGAcaacctcgagaagctcggctCCAAGCACGACTGGTCCCACATCACCAACCAGATCGGCATGTTCGCCTACACTGGTCTGACCGACAAGGAGATGACCCGCCTTGCTGAGGAGTTCTCCGTCTACGCCACCAAGGACGGCCGTATCTCCGTCGCCGGTATCACCTCTGAGAACGTCGGCCgtctcgccgaggccatctacAAGGTCAAGGGTTAA
- a CDS encoding Tryptophan synthase, giving the protein MEAIRQTFQRCKSQNRSALVSYVTAGYPKPEDTPDILLALEKGGADVLELGAPFTDPIADGPTIQTANTIALDNGVTIESTLGMVKAARDRGLKAPVLLMGYYNPLLSYGEERLLEDCKTSGVNGFIVVDLPPEEAISFRKLCNKGHLSYVPLIAPATSDTRMKILCQLADSFIYVVSRMGVTGATGTLNANLPALLERVKKYSGNKPAAVGFGVSTREHFLSVATLADGVVVGSQIITTIKNAEPGQALADIEKYCAYLSGRDSEENTREVGLVEAVAGAKEPSGDNVTVEATVTDNDISAEEDSALVAQLAALHGKIPERFGEFGGQYVPESLMDCLSQLEDGFNAIKDDPAFWEEYRSYYEYMGRPGHLHLADRLTEYAGGANIWLKREDLNHTGSHKINNALGQLLLARRLGKTRIIAETGAGQHGVATATVCAKFGMECTVYMGAEDVRRQALNVFRMRLLGAKVVAVEAGSKTLRDAVNEALRAWVVDLDTTHYIIGSAIGPHPFPTIVRTFQSIIGRETKQQMLEKRGKLPDAVVACVGGGSNAVGMFYPFEDEPSVKLLGVEAGGDGVETTRHSATLTGGSKGVLHGVRTYVLQDKHGQIAETHSVSAGLDYPGVGPELSSWKDNERAKFIAATDAQAFLGFKLMSQLEGIIPALESAHGIYGAIELAKTMKKGEDLVICLSGRGDKDVQSVADELPKLGPKIGWDLRF; this is encoded by the exons ATGGAGGCCATCAGACAAACTTTCCAGCGCTGCAAGTCGCAGAACAGG TCTGCGCTGGTATCATATGTCACTGCTGGTTATCCCAAGCCTGAGGATACTCCCGATATCCTCCTGGCTTTGGAAAAGGGTGGTGCCG ATGTTCTCGAGCTCGGTGCACCCTTTACCGACCCAATTGCCGACGGCCCGACCATTCAGACTGCCAACACG ATTGCTCTTGACAATGGCGTAACGATCGAGTCCACCCTTGGCATGGTCAAGGCGGCCCGAGACCGCGGTCTGAAGGCTCCTGTCCTGCTCATGGGTTACTACAACCCCCTTCTCAGCTACGGTGAGGAGCGACTCCTCGAGGATTGCAAGACTTCTGGTGTCAATGGCTTCATCGTGGTCGATTTGCCTCCCGAGGAGGCCATCTCCTTCCGAAAGCTCTGCAACAAGGGCCA CCTTTCTTACGTCCCCCTCATCGCTCCCGCCACTTCTGATACTCGAATGAAGATTCTCTGCCAACTGGCCGATTCTTTCATCTATGTCGTCTCAAGAATGGGTGTTACTGGCGCTACCGGAACTCTCAACGCCAACCTCCCCGCTCTTCTGGAGCGAGTTAAGAAGTACAGCGGCAACAAGCCCGCCGCTGTTGGATTCGGTGTCAGCACCCGTGAACACTTCCTGAGCGTCGCTACCCTTGCCGACGGTGTCGTCGTTGGCAGCCAGATTATCACAACTATCAAGAACGCCGAGCCTGGCCAGGCTCTCGCCGATATTGAGAAGTACTGCGCCTATCTGTCGGGCCGCGACTCGGAGGAGAACACCCGAGAGGTTGGTCTTGTTGAGGCTGTTGCCGGAGCCAAGGAGCCCAGCGGAGACAATGTCACTGTCGAGGCAACTGTGACGGATAACGATATCAGTGCTGAGGAGGATAGCGCCCTGGTTGCTCAGCTCGCCGCTCTGCACGGCAAGATTCCTGAGCGATTCGGCGAGTTTGGTGGTCAGTACGTTCCTGAGAGCTTGATGGACTGCCTGTCACAACTGGAGGACGGattcaacgccatcaaggacGACCCCGCGTTCTGGGAGGAGTACCGGTCTTACTACGAGTACATGGGACGACCCGGCCATCTGCATCTGGCTGATCGTCTGACTGAGTATGCTGGCGGCGCCAACATCTGGCTCAAGCGTGAGGATCTGAACCACACTGGTAGCCACAAGATCAACAACGCCCTGGGACAGCTCCTCCTGGCTCGAAGGCTCGGAAAGACCCGCATTATCGCTGAGACTGGTGCTGGTCAGCACGGTGTTGCTACCGCCACTGTCTGTGCCAAGTTTGGCATGGAGTGCACGGTTTATATGGGCGCT GAGGATGTCCGACGACAGGCTCTCAACGTTTTCCGTATGCGACTGCTCGGCGCCAAGGTCGTCGCTGTTGAGGCTGGAAGCAAGACCCTTCGAGACGCCGTCAACGAGGCCCTCCGTGCCTGGGTTGTTGACCTTGATACCACTCACTACATCATCGGTTCCGCCATCGGTCCTCACCCCTTCCCTACCATCGTGCGAACGTTCCAGTCCATCATCGGCCGTGAGACCAAGCAACAGATGCTCGAGAAGCGAGGAAAGCTGCCCGACGCCGTCGTGGCCTGTGTCGGTGGAGGCAGTAACGCTGTCGGCATGTTCTACCCCTTCGAGGATGAGCCTAGTGTTAAGCTTCTGGGCGTTGaggctggtggtgatggtgttgagacaACAAGACACAGTGCTACCCTCACCGGTGGTTCCAAGGGTGTCCTGCACGGTGTGAGGACGTACGTCCTCCAGGACAAGCACGGTCAGATCGCCGAGACACACTCTGTGTCTGCTGGTCTTGACTACCCCGGTGTCGGTCCCGAGCTGAGCTCCTGGAAGGATAATGAGCGAGCCAAGTTCATTGCCGCCACTGACGCCCAGGCTTTCCTCGGTTTCAAGCTCATGAGCCAGCTTGAGGGTATCATCCCCGCTCTCGAGTCGGCACACGGCATCTACGGTGCCATcgagctggccaagacgatgaagaagggcgaggatCTGGTCATCTGCCTGAGTGGCCGTGGTGACAAGGATGTGCAGAGCGTGGCGGATGAGCTTCCCAAGCTGGGACCCAAGATTGGATGGGATCTCCGcttctaa